Part of the Zea mays cultivar B73 chromosome 4, Zm-B73-REFERENCE-NAM-5.0, whole genome shotgun sequence genome is shown below.
ACGATTAGGCACACAGAAACATCTAGTACCTCGCTGATGTGGCCGCTGACCATGAGGGGATAGGTGGCAAGGACGACCAGCGTGATTCTCCAGTTGAGTATGAAAGCGATGATGAGCGACGTCACGATCATACCGACGTTCTGGAGCAGGATGGTGGAGCGGTCGACGACGATGGTGCGCACAAGCGTCGCGTCAGCCTCGAGCCGCGACGACAGCATGGCGCTCGTGTTGCTGGTATCATCGAACCAGCCGATCTCGTTCCGCAGTATCGCCGAGAACATCTTCTCCCGGACGCGCAGGGTGAGCCGCTCGCCCATGATGCCGAAGCTGAGATGCTCGATCACGTGGAACACGACCGTCAGCACCGCGCCGCAGCAGAAGAGCACGGCAATCTTTCGCACCTCCAGCTTCGTGGTCTCCCAGCCCATGTAGTAGGACACCAGTGCCTGCGTGACGCCAAGCGCGAAGAGCGGCATCTGGGAGCCGGCCACGAAGGCACTGATGGTGCCCGACAGGCCGAAGAACCAGTCCGGGCGCACCATGGAGTAGAGCTTCTTCATGGACACGGGCTTCCCCTTGCGCACCTCGTCATGCGCCTCTCCGGCGCCGCCGTACCGGCTGATTGAGTCCTTGTCGGAGCGGAAGCTGGCGCCCATGCTCGTCCTCCCGGACAACTCCCTTGAATACTTGAAACTGCAAGGGAATGGTCCCTTAAGTTTATCACGTTTGACCTTCTTCTACAGTTCTACTACGCGCAATAGAGCAGAGAACAGAGATACCTTAGTGGCCTGGTAATGCTTGCGCTGTCAGACAAAGAAGGCTTGTGTTGGAGCTGGGCAGCCTCTTGGAGTTGGATCAGCGAGGAGTAGGCACTGTACGGGTTCGCCATGAGCTGCTCGTGCGTGCCTGTCTCGACGATCCTGCCTCCGTCGACGACCGCGATCGTATCGGCGTTCCGGATGGTCGACAGGCGGTGCGCGATCACCACGGTGGTGCGGCCGACCATGACGCGGTCCAGCGCCTCCTGCACGCTCTTCTCGGACTCGGCGTCCAGCGCGCTCGTCGCCTCGTCTAGGAGCAGTATCGACGGGTTCTTCAGTATCGCCCTCGAGATCGCGATGCGCTGCTTCTGGCCGCCGGACAGCTGTATCCCGCGCTCGCCGACCTGCGTCTCGTACCGATCAGGGAGGTGGTTGATGAACGTGATCGCCTCCGACAGCTTCGCCGCGTGGTTGATCTCCTCCGCGGTAGCGTCGCCTTTGCCGTAGAGTATGTTCTCCCGGATGCTCGTCGCGAACAGGGCCGGCTCCTGGTTGACCAGCCCGATCTGGCGGCGGAGCCACTTGACGTCGAGCTCTTTGATGTCGTGCCCATCGAGCAGAATGGAGCCGGACAGCGGCTCATAGAAGCGCTCGATGAGCGAGACAACGGTGCTCTTGCCGGACCCGCTGCCGCCGACGAGAGCGACGATCTTGCCGGCAGGGAAGTTCAGGCTGAACCTATCGAGGATGACAACGTCCGGCCGTGACGGGTAGCTGAAGTCGACGTTGCGGAACTGGATGTGCCCGTCGACCACCGGCAGCGTGCGGCCCGTCCTGGAGCTCGCCGTGTTCACGGTGCTCCTCTCGATCATCTGGAAGATGGGGTACGCCGCCGTCCTCGCCCGCAGGAACGTCGAAATGTTCGGCGCCGCCTGGCCGAGCGACCTACCAGCAGCAGTCACGCGCGCATACGGAATTTTCCAATTAATCGCTTGGCGACGCCGACGCAGACCGGCATGAAGGACAAGGAATTAAAATCTGTGAACTCACAGGCCAGCGATGACGACGTTGAGCATGGtggtgaaggactcgccgccattgGATATCCGCTTGTGGACGACGACGCTGGTGAACCAGATGAGCAGCGCCCACGAGAGGAAAAGCACAGAGTGCAtggagccgaggccgaggcccTTGGCGAGGCCGCCCCTCTTGCCGTACTTGTACGTCCTCAGAAGCGCCTCCCGGTACGACCTCACGGCCTTCTCCTCGCCGACGAACGCCTGCACCGTCCGCACGTTGCCGATCACCTGCGGGCAGGCGCACGAACCTACGGCAGCGTCAGTACGCGCGTCCGTGGTCGATTACAATACAAAGCACACATGGAGGGAATGTGAGGCGATCGACCTCCTCGGCGATCTCGCCAGCCTTGACGTAGGACTTGCGCACGCGGGCCATGAGGCCGATGGTGACGTAGGCGTAGGTGCCGCCGGCGATGGCGATGAGCGGAACGATGGCGAGGGTGACGAGGCTGATCTGCCACACCTGCGAGAAGCCGATGGCGAAGCCGGCCAGGAACCGGCTGATGTAGTGCATGAAGTTGCCCACCTGCAGCGAGCCACGGAAAACACCATCTTCAGGTTGTCAGAACATGCACATAAACACAGGTTAATCCTTCGACTGTTTGAACAGCAACGGCTAATCCGCAA
Proteins encoded:
- the LOC100191944 gene encoding ABC transporter B family member 2: MSSPENGAAPEASGKKKKKAEEEEVVAKVPFLKLFSFADRWDCVLMAVGSLGACAHGASVPVFFIFFGKLINIIGLAYLFPTTVSGRVAKYSLDFVYLGIVIFFSSWTEVACWMHTGERQAAKMRLAYLRAMLDQDIAVFDTEASTGEVINAITSDILVVQDAISEKVGNFMHYISRFLAGFAIGFSQVWQISLVTLAIVPLIAIAGGTYAYVTIGLMARVRKSYVKAGEIAEEVIGNVRTVQAFVGEEKAVRSYREALLRTYKYGKRGGLAKGLGLGSMHSVLFLSWALLIWFTSVVVHKRISNGGESFTTMLNVVIAGLSLGQAAPNISTFLRARTAAYPIFQMIERSTVNTASSRTGRTLPVVDGHIQFRNVDFSYPSRPDVVILDRFSLNFPAGKIVALVGGSGSGKSTVVSLIERFYEPLSGSILLDGHDIKELDVKWLRRQIGLVNQEPALFATSIRENILYGKGDATAEEINHAAKLSEAITFINHLPDRYETQVGERGIQLSGGQKQRIAISRAILKNPSILLLDEATSALDAESEKSVQEALDRVMVGRTTVVIAHRLSTIRNADTIAVVDGGRIVETGTHEQLMANPYSAYSSLIQLQEAAQLQHKPSLSDSASITRPLSFKYSRELSGRTSMGASFRSDKDSISRYGGAGEAHDEVRKGKPVSMKKLYSMVRPDWFFGLSGTISAFVAGSQMPLFALGVTQALVSYYMGWETTKLEVRKIAVLFCCGAVLTVVFHVIEHLSFGIMGERLTLRVREKMFSAILRNEIGWFDDTSNTSAMLSSRLEADATLVRTIVVDRSTILLQNVGMIVTSLIIAFILNWRITLVVLATYPLMVSGHISEKMFMKGYGGNLGKSYLKANMLAAEAVSNIRTVAAFCSEEKVIKLYADELREPSKRSFRRGQGAGLFYGVSQFFLFSSYALALWYGSVLMSKELASFKSVMKSFMVLIVTALAMGETLAMAPDIIKGNQMASSVFEILDRKTDVRIDTGEDIKRVEGLIELRGIEFRYPSRPDVTVFKGLDLLMKAGKSMALVGMSGSGKSTVLSLILRFYDPIAGRVLIDGKDVKKLKLKCLRKHIGLVQQEPALFATTIYDNILYGKDGATEAEVVEAAKLANAHSFISSLPEGYKTKVGERGVQLSGGQKQRIAIARAIVKDPAILLLDEATSALDVESERVVQQALNRVMRNRTTVMVAHRLSTVKNADVISVLQDGKIIEQGAHQHLIEDKNGAYHKLVSLQQQQQMQTQQSSSEDI